CAGGTTGCGCAGGGCCCAAAACTCCTTCTTTGCTCCCCCCCTGAACGCCCCGGCCAGGGAATTGAACAAGGTCCGCTGCCCCATGCCCTGGACATAATATCGCTTGCCCACGTTTTCAGCTTCAATGGCGTACATGTCTACCTTTCATGTCCTTCTGTTCCAGGACATTATTGTTCTCGAACCGCGGAAGCTCTAGATCGGTATCGAAATCGAAATCGTGATCGAAATCGATTTCTGGCAACTTTCCGATTTCGATAGCGATTTCGATTTCGATGGGTGTCGCCCCTCCCTGGGGGTTTCCCTTGAGCACTCTGCAATCTACATCCATGAAATCATTGCGATTCTAAAGAGAACAAAAATATCCTGCCTTCTGTTCGCTATGCCCTCGGCTCCACGACTTCCACCCCGCCCATGTAAGGCCGCAGCGCCCGCGGAATGACTAGGCTGCCGTCCTTCTGCTGGCAGTTCTCCATAATGGCCACCAACGTCCGACCCACGGCCAAGCCCGAGCCGTTAAGGGTATGCACGAACCGGGGCTTGCCGCCGGCCGTGGGCTTGAAGCGGATGTCCGCCCGTCGGGCCTGGAAATCCTCGAAGTTGGAACAGGAGGAGATTTCCCGGTAGGTGTTCTGACCCGGCAGCCAGACCTCGATGTCGTAGGTCTTGGCCGCGGAAAAACCCATATCTCCGGTGCACAGGGTGATCACCCGGTAGGGCAGTTCCAGTACCTGCAAAATGCGTTCGGCATGGCCCAGAAGCAGTTCCAACTCCTCGTAGGAGGCGTCCGGGTGGGCGAAGCGGACCAGTTCCACCTTGTTGAATTGGTGCTGGCGGATCAAGCCTCTGGTGTCCCGACCATGGGAGCCTGCCTCGGAGCGAAAGCAGGGCGTATAGGCGACGTAGGCCAGGGGCAGAGCGTCCTCAGCCAGAATTTCATCGCGGTGAATGTTGGTCAGGGGCACTTCGGCCGTGGGGATCAGGAAAAAGTCCGTCTCTTCCAGCTTGAACAGATCCCCGGCGAATTTCGGCAAATTGCCGGTGCCGGTCAAGCTGTCCCGGTTGACGATGAACGGCGGCAGGCATTCCAGATAGCCATGTTCCCCTGTGTGCTGGTCCAACATGAAGTTGATCAGGGCCCGCTCCATCCTGGCGGCCCAGCCGGTCAGCAGGGCAAACCGGGCTCCGGTGATCTTGGCGGCGCGCTCAAAATCCAGGCCGCCCAAACGCGGTCCCAGATCCCAGTGCTCCAAGGGAATGAAGTCCGGACACGCGGGCTCACCCCAGGTACGCAACACGGGGTTATCCGCCTCGGTTCGGCCCAAAGGCACGGAATCGTGGGGTACGTTGGGCACGCCCAGCAGCCAGTCCTGGACGCGCTGGTCCAATTCCTTCAGTTCCGAGTCCAGGGACTTGACCCGATCGGACAGGACGGACAGTTCTTCGATCAAGCCCGAGGCGTCCTCCTTGGCCCGTTTGAGCCTGGCCACCTCGCCCGAAGCCTGGTTGCGCCGGGCCTTGAGCGCCTCCACTTCCCGCAAGAGCATGCGGCGTTGTTCCTCCAGGGCCAGAAAGGTCTCCAGATCAACCCCGGCTCCCCGGTCTTCCAGGGCCTTGCGCACCCGGTCCGGAGACTGACGGATCATTTTGACATCAAGCATGGGCTTTCCCTCTTTACGGTAGTAACGTCACGGCATGGAAGAACCAGCGTCTACCACCCCGGCACCCATGCCGCAACCGCATCACCCCCCCCATGCCCTCATGATTCATCCATCTCCGGCCCGACGCGCCTCATCCCAGACTGTTCGCCACCATCCTGGTCAATCGCAACAACTGATTGCTGAATCCGGATTCGTTGTCGTACCAGATGATCACCTTGGCCAACCGATGGCGCAAGACCGTGGTGCATGGACCGTCCACCACTCCGCCGAAAGTGCTGCCGT
The nucleotide sequence above comes from Desulfonatronum sp. SC1. Encoded proteins:
- the serS gene encoding serine--tRNA ligase codes for the protein MLDVKMIRQSPDRVRKALEDRGAGVDLETFLALEEQRRMLLREVEALKARRNQASGEVARLKRAKEDASGLIEELSVLSDRVKSLDSELKELDQRVQDWLLGVPNVPHDSVPLGRTEADNPVLRTWGEPACPDFIPLEHWDLGPRLGGLDFERAAKITGARFALLTGWAARMERALINFMLDQHTGEHGYLECLPPFIVNRDSLTGTGNLPKFAGDLFKLEETDFFLIPTAEVPLTNIHRDEILAEDALPLAYVAYTPCFRSEAGSHGRDTRGLIRQHQFNKVELVRFAHPDASYEELELLLGHAERILQVLELPYRVITLCTGDMGFSAAKTYDIEVWLPGQNTYREISSCSNFEDFQARRADIRFKPTAGGKPRFVHTLNGSGLAVGRTLVAIMENCQQKDGSLVIPRALRPYMGGVEVVEPRA